Proteins encoded within one genomic window of Humulus lupulus chromosome 1, drHumLupu1.1, whole genome shotgun sequence:
- the LOC133813858 gene encoding FCS-Like Zinc finger 10-like produces MAPVRAKRSRIEQSPSYGGADPMSKKRGPSVTEPSVDGIDSHLAPSNISADDNTSKQSVAVTSDSSSLSRPAPIMMISPLEALSEDGGPRVNGDYFLDKCFYCKKKMDVSDHVFMYRNFRAFCTPFCREKVMNNDEEFKKEFKHFCETVLQDKKKMNWWGPI; encoded by the exons ATGGCACCAGTGCGAGCCAAACGATCTCGAATTGAGCAGTCGCCGAGCTACGGCGGCGCTGACCCGATGTCCAAGAAGAGAGGACCTTCGGTTACTGAGCCGTCGGTTGACGGAATCGATTCGCATTTGGCTCCGTCCAATATCTCGGCCGACGACAACACTTCCAAGCAGTCAGTGGCGGTGACATCGGATTCCTCCAGCTTGTCCCGACCGGCGCCGATTATGATGATATCGCCGCTGGAAGCGTTGAGCGAGGACGGCGGCCCGAGGGTGAATGGTGATTATTTTCTTGATAAATGCTTCTACTGCAAAAAGAAAATGGACGTGAGTGACCATGTTTTCATGTATAG AAACTTTCGTGCGTTCTGTACCCCTTTCTGCCGTGAAAAAGTAATGAACAATGACGAAGAATTTAAAAAAGAGTTCAAGCACTTTTGTGAAACTGTGTTGCAagacaagaagaagatgaactGGTGGGGTCCCATATAA